One Antiquaquibacter oligotrophicus genomic region harbors:
- a CDS encoding DUF4395 domain-containing protein: protein MTATGIDPRSPRFGAGITAVLLLVVIALALATPLGSTIGARLVEPAFIVFAVISALFAWGAFAGIRRHPYGVLFRRLIRPRLAPPTELEDPTPPTFAQGVGFIITFVGLALHLAGVPFAIVVAASAAFVAAFLNSVFGYCLGCQIYLALARTGIIGKRGASEASSA from the coding sequence ATGACCGCCACCGGAATCGACCCCCGCAGCCCTCGGTTTGGCGCGGGTATCACCGCCGTCCTCCTGCTGGTGGTCATAGCCCTCGCGCTAGCAACACCCCTCGGCTCAACCATCGGGGCCCGCCTCGTGGAGCCGGCCTTCATCGTGTTCGCGGTCATCTCGGCGCTCTTCGCGTGGGGAGCGTTTGCGGGCATCCGTCGCCATCCCTACGGTGTGCTGTTTCGGCGTCTCATCCGGCCACGCCTGGCTCCGCCGACGGAGCTCGAAGACCCGACCCCACCAACGTTTGCACAGGGTGTCGGTTTCATCATCACGTTCGTTGGGCTCGCCTTGCACCTCGCGGGAGTACCGTTCGCCATCGTTGTCGCGGCCTCAGCGGCCTTCGTTGCGGCCTTCCTGAATTCGGTGTTCGGATACTGCCTGGGATGCCAGATCTATCTCGCACTCGCACGGACGGGAATCATCGGCAAGAGGGGTGCCTCCGAGGCGTCGTCGGCCTAG
- the thyX gene encoding FAD-dependent thymidylate synthase: MTRASLAMVKAVPDESKPEVQFRSDVTVELVRSSAQDSDVVFAARVSTQGEQTLEQAQDAEADVSRSKGLINYLMRDRHGSPFEHNSMTFYVQAPIFVFREFMRHRIASYNEESGRYRELNPVFYVPGPDRNLVQVGKAGAYEFLPGSPEQSQLAVDEAKAVASEAYASYQRMLDAGIAREVARIVLPLSIYSSMYVTMNARSLMNFLSLRTKREGTHFPSFPQREIEMAAEQMEAQWAELMPLTYAAFNENGRVAP; this comes from the coding sequence ATGACGCGCGCATCTCTCGCTATGGTGAAGGCCGTGCCTGATGAGTCGAAGCCCGAGGTCCAGTTCCGTTCCGATGTGACAGTCGAGCTTGTTCGCTCGAGTGCCCAGGATTCCGATGTCGTGTTCGCGGCACGCGTGTCGACGCAAGGTGAGCAGACGCTCGAGCAGGCGCAGGATGCCGAGGCCGACGTCTCGCGTAGCAAGGGGCTCATCAACTACCTCATGCGGGACCGTCACGGCTCCCCGTTCGAACACAACTCGATGACCTTCTACGTACAGGCGCCGATCTTCGTCTTCCGTGAGTTCATGCGCCACCGCATCGCCTCCTACAACGAGGAAAGCGGCCGCTACCGCGAGCTGAACCCCGTTTTCTACGTGCCGGGCCCCGATCGCAACCTCGTGCAGGTAGGTAAGGCCGGTGCCTACGAGTTCCTTCCCGGCAGCCCCGAACAGTCACAGTTAGCTGTCGACGAGGCGAAGGCCGTGGCATCCGAGGCGTACGCCTCCTACCAGCGGATGCTCGACGCGGGCATCGCCCGCGAGGTCGCACGGATCGTGCTGCCGCTGTCGATCTATTCGTCGATGTACGTCACGATGAACGCGCGATCGCTCATGAACTTCCTCTCCCTCCGCACGAAGCGCGAGGGCACCCACTTCCCATCATTCCCCCAGCGGGAGATCGAGATGGCGGCGGAGCAGATGGAAGCGCAGTGGGCCGAACTCATGCCCCTCACCTATGCCGCGTTCAATGAGAACGGTCGGGTAGCTCCGTAG
- a CDS encoding histidine phosphatase family protein: MAHYLYLVRHGEQQDAQYGLPDGPLSPRGVRQARAIAERLGGVPFARAWHSPLQRAEETAAIMTERMPALQSVPSALLMDCIPSGPEPSMPPAFEPFFGGVTPQEIDAGQAQMADAVSEFLAPAREDRHDLLITHNFVIAWFVREVFGAPAWRWLGINQANCGLTIIRVRSAKPPVLVTHNDLGHLPPELRTGLPVDQPF; this comes from the coding sequence ATGGCTCACTATCTCTACCTTGTCCGTCACGGCGAACAACAGGACGCGCAATACGGCCTGCCCGACGGGCCGCTCAGCCCCCGCGGCGTGCGACAGGCGCGAGCGATTGCTGAACGGCTGGGCGGTGTTCCCTTTGCTCGCGCGTGGCATTCTCCGCTCCAGCGCGCCGAAGAGACGGCGGCGATCATGACCGAGCGGATGCCCGCCCTCCAGTCTGTTCCGAGCGCCCTGCTGATGGACTGCATCCCGTCAGGGCCCGAGCCCTCAATGCCTCCGGCGTTCGAGCCGTTCTTCGGGGGAGTGACCCCTCAGGAGATCGATGCGGGTCAGGCGCAGATGGCCGATGCCGTTTCGGAGTTCCTCGCGCCGGCGCGCGAGGACCGACACGACCTCCTCATCACCCACAACTTTGTGATCGCGTGGTTCGTGCGTGAGGTGTTCGGCGCCCCCGCGTGGCGGTGGCTCGGCATCAACCAGGCCAACTGCGGCCTGACCATCATTCGGGTCAGAAGTGCCAAGCCTCCCGTGCTCGTGACCCACAACGATCTCGGCCACCTTCCGCCAGAGCTCCGAACCGGCCTACCGGTCGACCAGCCGTTCTGA
- a CDS encoding ribonuclease J, whose product MPASLITPPPLPPGTLRVTPIGGLGEIGRNMTTFEFDGKILIVDCGVLFPEEHQPGVDLILPDFTPIRDRLDDVVGIVLTHGHEDHIGAVPYLLKLKQDIPLIGSTLTLALIEAKLKEHRITPYTLTVREGQHERLGPFDLEFVAVNHSIPDALAVVISTPAGVVLHTGDFKMDQLPLDDRITDLRAFARLGEAGVDLFLSDSTNADVPGFTPNERDIGPVLEAVIAKAPRRVIVASFSSHVHRVQQVLDAAVANDRKVVLMGRSMVRNMGIAADLGYLKVPDGVLLDAKRAADLPDDRLVYMSTGSQGEPMAVLARMANLEHQIEVGKGDTVILASSLIPGNENAVYRVINGLMKLGATVVHKANARVHVSGHAAAGELLYVYNILKPRNVLPVHGEQRHLVANANLAIQTGVPESNTILAEDGTVIDLRDGVASIVGQLDLGYVYVDGSSVGEITDADLKDRRILAEEGFISIFVAVDPQTGKVIVGPEIQARGFAEDQGVFDDVLPQIVKALTDAAENGTRDTHAFSQVVRRTVGRWVNTQHRRRPMIVPVVIEA is encoded by the coding sequence ATGCCAGCTTCATTGATCACGCCGCCGCCGTTGCCGCCGGGAACCCTTCGGGTGACCCCGATCGGAGGGCTGGGCGAGATCGGTCGCAACATGACGACCTTCGAGTTCGACGGCAAGATCCTCATCGTCGACTGCGGCGTGCTCTTTCCCGAGGAGCACCAGCCGGGTGTCGACCTGATCCTGCCCGACTTCACGCCCATCCGCGATCGCCTCGACGACGTTGTCGGCATCGTGCTGACGCACGGCCACGAGGATCACATCGGTGCGGTGCCCTACCTGCTGAAGCTCAAGCAGGACATCCCCCTTATCGGTTCCACTCTGACCCTCGCCCTCATCGAGGCGAAGCTCAAGGAGCACAGGATCACGCCGTACACGCTCACGGTGCGTGAGGGCCAGCACGAGCGACTCGGTCCGTTCGATCTCGAGTTCGTTGCTGTCAATCACTCGATTCCGGATGCTCTCGCCGTTGTCATCTCGACGCCTGCTGGTGTTGTACTCCACACCGGCGATTTCAAGATGGATCAGCTGCCGCTGGACGATCGGATCACCGACCTGCGCGCCTTCGCGAGGTTGGGGGAGGCAGGGGTTGACCTCTTCCTCTCCGATTCCACCAACGCCGACGTGCCCGGGTTCACACCCAACGAGCGCGATATCGGGCCCGTCCTGGAGGCCGTTATCGCCAAGGCCCCGCGTCGTGTCATCGTCGCGAGCTTCTCCAGTCACGTGCACCGCGTCCAACAGGTTCTCGACGCCGCCGTCGCGAACGACCGCAAGGTTGTGCTCATGGGGCGCTCCATGGTGCGCAACATGGGGATCGCGGCTGACCTTGGTTACCTCAAAGTTCCTGACGGGGTGCTGCTCGACGCGAAGCGCGCCGCCGATCTGCCCGATGACCGGCTCGTCTACATGTCCACGGGAAGCCAGGGCGAACCGATGGCGGTACTTGCCAGGATGGCGAATCTTGAGCACCAGATCGAGGTCGGCAAGGGTGACACGGTCATCCTCGCGTCGAGTCTCATTCCGGGTAATGAGAACGCCGTGTACCGCGTCATCAATGGCCTCATGAAGCTCGGCGCAACCGTCGTTCACAAGGCGAACGCGCGTGTCCACGTTTCGGGGCACGCCGCGGCCGGCGAGTTGCTCTACGTGTACAACATCCTCAAGCCGAGGAATGTGCTCCCGGTGCACGGTGAGCAGCGTCACCTGGTGGCGAATGCGAACCTCGCCATCCAGACGGGGGTTCCCGAATCGAACACGATCCTCGCCGAGGACGGAACGGTGATCGATCTGCGCGACGGTGTCGCCTCGATCGTCGGTCAGCTCGACCTCGGATACGTCTACGTGGACGGGTCGAGTGTTGGCGAGATCACGGACGCGGATCTGAAGGATCGCCGCATCCTCGCCGAGGAGGGCTTCATCTCCATCTTCGTGGCAGTCGATCCGCAGACCGGCAAGGTCATCGTCGGGCCCGAGATTCAGGCGCGCGGTTTCGCCGAAGATCAAGGGGTCTTCGACGATGTGCTTCCACAGATCGTCAAGGCCCTCACGGATGCCGCGGAAAACGGAACTCGCGACACCCACGCTTTCTCGCAGGTTGTGCGTCGTACGGTCGGCCGCTGGGTGAACACACAGCACCGCCGTCGCCCCATGATCGTCCCGGTCGTCATTGAGGCGTAG
- a CDS encoding TlpA family protein disulfide reductase — protein MSPLVVAAALIVLVSATTAVGLLWRHTQGRAVRVHDGSVVRASDLPGLRRLPRGVTLVQFSTDVCAPCRSTHAALDRLASENDRVTHIDVDITTRPDIASRFRVLQTPTTLVVDERGAIRARIGGAPRLDALQAELDRALTA, from the coding sequence ATGTCACCGCTCGTCGTCGCAGCAGCACTGATCGTGCTCGTCTCCGCGACCACGGCGGTGGGTCTGCTCTGGCGTCACACCCAGGGCCGAGCCGTTCGAGTGCACGACGGGAGTGTTGTCAGGGCGTCTGACCTGCCCGGCCTGCGCCGGTTGCCTCGCGGTGTCACGCTTGTGCAGTTCTCTACGGATGTGTGTGCACCGTGCCGCAGTACGCACGCGGCACTCGACCGCCTGGCTTCCGAGAATGACCGCGTGACACACATCGACGTTGACATCACAACGCGACCAGACATCGCCAGTCGATTCCGCGTGCTGCAGACGCCGACGACTCTCGTTGTCGACGAGCGAGGGGCAATCCGTGCCCGCATCGGTGGCGCGCCCCGACTCGACGCGCTTCAAGCCGAACTCGATCGGGCACTCACCGCCTGA
- the dapA gene encoding 4-hydroxy-tetrahydrodipicolinate synthase — MNADGEVNWADVEKHIDDVITAGADGIVVTGTTGETSTLTDPEKIRLVEVAKAVSGDRAKVITGGGSNETAHAIELAKKSEQAGADGNMIVTPYYNKPTQAGILTHFRMIADATDLPVILYDIPGRTGVPIRYETILRAAKHPNILAVKDAKGDLSEVSRVLNQTDLMYFSGDDANVLPSLAIGATGLIGVTANIAPTPYRQMVDAVNAGDLRSATAAHQSLEPLVRATMTHVPGTVASKYILHGLGRISSPRVRLPLVGPEEWEAAQIEDELDLVRSIPGVSFDNFRPDRNAAAGGALPKVAGTTR; from the coding sequence ATGAACGCCGATGGTGAGGTCAACTGGGCTGACGTCGAGAAGCACATCGACGACGTGATCACCGCCGGGGCGGACGGCATCGTCGTTACGGGCACGACGGGGGAGACCTCGACGCTGACCGACCCCGAGAAGATCCGTCTCGTGGAGGTGGCGAAGGCCGTGTCCGGTGACCGTGCCAAGGTCATCACGGGTGGTGGCTCGAACGAGACGGCGCACGCGATCGAGCTCGCCAAAAAGAGCGAGCAGGCCGGCGCGGACGGCAACATGATCGTCACGCCGTACTACAACAAGCCGACCCAGGCTGGCATCCTCACGCACTTCCGCATGATCGCCGACGCCACGGACCTGCCCGTCATTCTCTACGACATCCCTGGTCGCACCGGTGTGCCGATTCGCTACGAGACCATCCTGCGTGCTGCCAAGCACCCGAACATCCTGGCCGTGAAGGACGCGAAGGGTGACCTCTCGGAGGTGAGCCGGGTACTGAACCAGACGGATCTGATGTATTTCAGCGGCGATGACGCAAACGTTCTGCCGAGCCTCGCGATCGGTGCGACGGGCCTCATCGGTGTGACAGCCAATATCGCTCCAACGCCGTACCGGCAGATGGTGGACGCCGTCAACGCGGGCGATCTGCGCTCTGCTACCGCTGCGCATCAATCCCTTGAGCCGCTCGTGCGCGCGACCATGACACACGTTCCCGGCACGGTTGCCTCCAAGTACATCCTCCACGGGCTCGGCCGTATCTCGAGCCCTCGCGTGCGGCTTCCGCTCGTGGGTCCGGAGGAGTGGGAGGCCGCGCAGATTGAGGACGAACTCGATCTCGTGCGCAGCATCCCCGGTGTCTCGTTCGACAACTTCCGTCCGGACCGCAACGCTGCAGCCGGTGGCGCCCTTCCGAAGGTCGCGGGCACGACACGCTGA
- a CDS encoding M16 family metallopeptidase — protein MTGAVPLPLDTSELRFISSGDALVRRTVLPSGVRVLSESVPGARSATVGFWVAVGSRDETPGSYGSTHFLEHLLFKGTPSRSALDIAIAFDSVGGEHNALTAKEYTCYYAKVQDRDLPMAIDVLADMFTSSLIDSAEFETERGVILEELAMADDDPSDVASERFFEAVLGDHPLARPIGGSPESIRGVGRDAVVAHYRANYRPQDLVITAAGAVDHDILVARTVAALAQAGWDLSAEAPPVERRVGGGEPVTIGSPLVVVERPLEQASLILGFPGIAASDERRTALAVVNSILGGGMSSRLFQEIRERRGLAYSVYSFAASYSDAGVMGMAAGCSPARAGDVAELMLSELDRLVADGVSDDEISRAVGQIAGSSALALEDSDSRMSRLGRSELTLGEFIDLDESLRRLDAVSAADVLDLLHFLRAQPASLSAVGNVRADSFSGLAMTPGLLPQ, from the coding sequence ATGACTGGCGCAGTACCTCTTCCCCTCGATACATCCGAACTCCGATTCATTTCCTCGGGGGATGCGCTCGTTCGCCGCACCGTCCTGCCGAGCGGCGTCCGCGTCCTGAGTGAGAGTGTGCCGGGCGCGCGCAGCGCCACGGTTGGCTTCTGGGTTGCGGTCGGCTCGCGCGACGAGACGCCGGGGTCGTACGGCTCGACCCACTTCCTCGAGCACCTGCTGTTCAAGGGCACTCCAAGCCGCAGCGCCCTCGATATCGCGATTGCCTTCGATTCGGTTGGCGGTGAGCACAACGCGCTCACGGCCAAGGAATACACGTGCTACTACGCGAAGGTGCAAGACCGCGACCTCCCCATGGCGATCGACGTTCTCGCCGACATGTTCACCTCGTCCCTCATCGACTCCGCCGAATTTGAGACCGAGCGCGGTGTCATCCTCGAAGAGTTGGCCATGGCGGACGACGACCCGTCGGATGTCGCGAGCGAACGGTTTTTCGAAGCGGTGCTGGGCGATCATCCCCTCGCGCGGCCGATCGGCGGAAGCCCGGAGTCGATCCGCGGGGTTGGGCGCGATGCCGTTGTAGCCCACTACCGCGCCAACTACCGACCACAGGATCTCGTGATCACGGCCGCCGGCGCCGTCGACCACGACATCCTCGTCGCTCGCACGGTTGCCGCGCTTGCCCAGGCGGGATGGGACCTCTCGGCCGAAGCACCACCCGTGGAACGGCGCGTCGGCGGGGGAGAGCCCGTCACGATCGGGAGCCCGCTGGTTGTCGTGGAGCGTCCGCTCGAACAAGCGAGCCTCATCCTGGGCTTCCCCGGTATCGCGGCATCCGACGAACGCCGCACCGCCCTCGCGGTCGTGAACTCGATTCTGGGCGGCGGCATGTCGAGCAGGCTCTTTCAGGAGATCCGTGAGCGTCGGGGTCTCGCCTACTCCGTCTACTCCTTTGCCGCGAGCTACTCCGACGCGGGTGTGATGGGTATGGCGGCTGGATGCTCGCCCGCACGTGCTGGCGACGTCGCGGAGCTCATGCTCTCCGAACTCGATCGTCTCGTCGCCGACGGTGTGAGCGACGATGAGATCTCCCGCGCCGTCGGACAGATTGCGGGTAGTTCGGCGCTCGCTCTCGAGGACTCGGACTCGCGTATGTCGAGGCTCGGTCGCAGTGAGCTCACGCTCGGGGAGTTCATCGACCTCGATGAGTCCCTCCGACGTCTCGACGCGGTCAGCGCTGCGGACGTCCTCGACCTCCTCCATTTCCTTCGTGCCCAGCCGGCGTCCCTTTCCGCCGTCGGCAACGTACGCGCCGACTCTTTCTCTGGCCTTGCGATGACGCCGGGCCTTCTTCCGCAGTAA
- the dapB gene encoding 4-hydroxy-tetrahydrodipicolinate reductase, translated as MPTRVAIVGSSGRMGTLISALVEADPEFELVAQITSRDSLEAIEGADLVVDVTVPVVSQQVVERCVALGINVLVGTSGWSSERLAGIRRLLGAEPESGVVVIPNFSLGSVLATSLATHAAKFFDSIEIVEAHHASKVDSPSGTAVRTAELMGAAREDLGPVAAPHVDQRARGQQVASIPIHSVRMQGVSARQDVYFGGEGERVTISHETLSRTSYHTGISVSLRAAREAKGLTVGLDKLIDVGMPSHERT; from the coding sequence ATGCCTACTCGTGTCGCCATCGTCGGATCATCGGGACGGATGGGAACGCTTATTTCGGCCCTCGTCGAAGCGGACCCGGAATTCGAGCTCGTCGCCCAGATCACCTCACGTGACTCGCTCGAGGCAATCGAGGGTGCAGATCTTGTCGTGGACGTCACCGTTCCCGTCGTGTCACAGCAGGTCGTCGAACGCTGCGTCGCACTCGGAATCAACGTGCTCGTCGGCACGTCCGGCTGGTCGAGCGAGCGACTGGCGGGCATCCGTCGGCTCCTCGGTGCCGAGCCGGAGTCGGGTGTCGTCGTCATCCCCAACTTCTCCCTCGGCTCCGTGCTGGCAACGTCCCTCGCGACACACGCCGCAAAGTTCTTTGACTCGATCGAGATCGTCGAGGCCCATCACGCGTCGAAGGTCGATTCTCCTTCGGGCACCGCCGTGCGTACGGCCGAACTGATGGGCGCCGCTCGCGAGGACCTCGGCCCCGTGGCCGCACCGCACGTCGATCAGCGCGCACGCGGCCAGCAGGTTGCGAGTATCCCGATTCACAGCGTTCGTATGCAGGGTGTGTCGGCGCGACAGGATGTCTATTTCGGTGGCGAGGGAGAGCGTGTGACCATCAGCCACGAGACCCTGTCGCGCACCTCGTACCACACGGGAATTTCCGTCAGTCTTCGCGCGGCGCGAGAAGCAAAGGGGCTCACCGTTGGCCTCGACAAGCTCATCGATGTCGGCATGCCTTCGCACGAGCGCACGTGA
- a CDS encoding OsmC family peroxiredoxin, whose protein sequence is MSVTSEATTLWFGDLMSGSGTTSLDSSDAAEFPVSWAARSTGEAGKTNPEELLGAAHSACFAMAFSHALAGNGTAPESLQVTAAVTFDPAEGITGSHLLVSAKVPGLSDEDFQRLAEEAKAGCPVSRALAGIPITLEASLA, encoded by the coding sequence ATGTCAGTGACGAGCGAAGCAACGACCCTCTGGTTCGGCGACCTGATGAGCGGATCGGGGACCACGTCCCTCGATTCCTCCGACGCGGCGGAGTTCCCCGTCAGTTGGGCAGCGCGATCAACGGGTGAGGCCGGCAAGACCAACCCCGAGGAACTGCTCGGCGCCGCCCACTCCGCGTGCTTCGCCATGGCGTTCTCGCACGCTCTCGCCGGCAACGGAACGGCACCGGAGAGTCTTCAGGTGACCGCGGCAGTGACGTTCGACCCCGCCGAGGGCATCACGGGCAGCCACCTGCTCGTGAGCGCGAAGGTTCCGGGTCTCTCCGACGAGGACTTCCAGCGGTTGGCCGAAGAGGCGAAAGCAGGATGCCCCGTGTCCCGCGCACTCGCCGGTATCCCCATCACCCTCGAAGCCAGCCTGGCCTAA
- a CDS encoding aldo/keto reductase, which produces MTNVHQVSVAEATGESPAVLRGPARHRTVGASTLQVFPFALSGNVFGWTADDAQTDAILDAYRGFGGNFVDTADSYSSGRSETMIGNWMRRRRNRADMIVATKVGKSADNPGLRARVLTRAVEASLTRLGTDCIDLLYLHIDDTTVEFEETLLAVDELIRKGKVRYFGGSDHTGNRLIEARVASAQLGVAPMVALQNHYNLVHRDEYEGDLAHVAYQQGLGVMPRFALASGFLTGKYRSRADVAQSDRRGEVARLLGRRGLRVLAALDSVAEEQSAKPGAIALAWLLTKQNVVAPVVSVRDAEQLADLEPAPLIRLTRHQVAVLDRASA; this is translated from the coding sequence GTGACGAACGTGCACCAGGTGAGCGTGGCGGAGGCCACGGGGGAGTCGCCCGCCGTCTTACGCGGGCCCGCACGTCATCGAACGGTCGGGGCATCCACCCTTCAGGTTTTTCCCTTCGCCCTCAGCGGCAATGTTTTCGGGTGGACTGCAGACGACGCTCAGACGGATGCCATCCTCGACGCGTATCGCGGATTCGGTGGCAACTTCGTGGACACGGCCGACTCCTACTCGTCGGGACGCAGCGAGACGATGATCGGCAACTGGATGCGTCGTCGACGCAATCGCGCCGACATGATCGTTGCAACGAAGGTCGGCAAGTCGGCCGACAACCCCGGGCTCCGGGCCCGCGTGCTCACGCGCGCGGTGGAGGCGTCCCTCACACGTCTCGGCACCGACTGCATCGACCTGCTCTACCTTCACATCGACGACACGACTGTCGAGTTCGAGGAAACACTTCTCGCTGTCGACGAACTCATCCGCAAAGGCAAGGTGCGCTACTTCGGTGGCTCGGATCACACCGGTAACCGTCTGATCGAAGCCCGCGTGGCATCCGCCCAGCTCGGTGTCGCGCCCATGGTCGCCCTCCAGAACCACTACAACCTGGTTCATCGCGACGAGTACGAAGGCGATCTCGCTCATGTCGCCTATCAGCAGGGCCTCGGCGTGATGCCGAGGTTCGCGCTGGCAAGTGGATTCCTCACCGGCAAGTACCGATCACGCGCGGATGTCGCCCAGTCGGATCGCCGAGGTGAAGTGGCGCGGCTGCTCGGCCGCCGGGGACTTCGAGTGCTTGCTGCTCTGGATTCCGTCGCCGAAGAACAATCCGCCAAACCCGGTGCCATCGCTCTTGCGTGGCTGTTGACGAAGCAGAACGTTGTGGCGCCGGTTGTCTCAGTTCGGGATGCCGAGCAGTTGGCCGATCTGGAGCCGGCTCCGCTGATCCGGCTGACCCGCCACCAGGTGGCCGTTCTCGACCGAGCATCCGCCTAA
- a CDS encoding TetR/AcrR family transcriptional regulator yields MVVEEAPTTQRAPAKGRILETADVLFYEDGIRNVGVDRIIAASSVTKATFYKHYRAKDNLIIEYISGRHRSEKRALEDLISSAPTPEAAVRAFVASIAELISSPGFRGCPFINAAAEFPNPAHPVRVIVRDHREWYVDTLAALLRDLGHPVPGDAADELLLARDGALSGGYAGDSIAATAAMNRIVAHVIADARIAA; encoded by the coding sequence ATGGTTGTAGAGGAAGCTCCGACCACACAGCGCGCTCCAGCGAAGGGGCGGATCCTCGAGACCGCCGACGTGCTCTTCTACGAAGACGGAATCCGCAACGTGGGAGTCGACCGCATCATCGCAGCCTCGAGCGTCACCAAGGCGACCTTCTATAAGCACTACCGCGCCAAGGACAACCTCATCATCGAGTACATCTCGGGGCGTCACCGCTCCGAGAAGCGCGCCCTCGAAGACCTCATCTCGTCGGCCCCGACGCCCGAGGCAGCCGTTCGTGCTTTCGTCGCGTCTATTGCCGAACTCATCTCGTCGCCCGGATTCCGCGGATGCCCGTTCATCAATGCCGCCGCGGAGTTCCCGAACCCCGCACACCCCGTGCGAGTGATCGTCAGGGACCACCGCGAGTGGTACGTCGACACACTCGCCGCGCTTCTGCGCGACCTCGGGCATCCTGTGCCCGGCGACGCAGCCGATGAACTACTCCTCGCTCGAGACGGCGCCCTCTCCGGCGGCTACGCTGGCGATTCGATCGCCGCCACGGCGGCCATGAACCGAATCGTCGCGCACGTCATCGCGGATGCTCGAATCGCGGCCTAA
- a CDS encoding TIGR01777 family oxidoreductase, with protein sequence MAPSGRTVLVSGASGFIGSELCRQLESQGNTVLRLVRRAPRTPGEFAWAPADGVIDQSAVERADAVVNLSGASTGRQPWTHGYKAEILRSRVLATQTIVDAILRADSPPTVLVNGSAVGFYGDRGEESLTEASPKGSGFLSDVVSAWEEAAKPASERTRVVLARTGVVVGHGGAFTPLLALTRVGLGARFGSGKQFWPWIGLHDEAAAIRHLLDSTMDGAVNLAGPVPATSREITEQLARTLGRWHPFAVPTFALSALGDAGRDLLLASQRVAPTRLEQDGFVFRDRTHKDAIERAFGAARAR encoded by the coding sequence ATGGCCCCTTCGGGGCGGACGGTCCTCGTCAGCGGCGCATCGGGCTTCATCGGGTCGGAACTCTGTCGCCAGCTCGAGTCTCAGGGAAACACGGTCCTGCGCCTTGTGCGCCGAGCGCCGAGAACGCCCGGCGAGTTTGCGTGGGCGCCCGCGGATGGAGTCATCGACCAGTCGGCAGTCGAGCGTGCCGACGCCGTTGTGAACCTCTCCGGCGCCAGCACGGGTCGGCAGCCCTGGACTCACGGATACAAGGCGGAGATCCTTCGATCGCGAGTTCTGGCGACTCAGACCATTGTCGACGCGATCCTTCGAGCTGACTCTCCTCCCACGGTGCTCGTGAACGGCTCGGCGGTGGGCTTCTACGGAGATCGAGGTGAGGAAAGTCTCACCGAGGCATCCCCCAAGGGCTCCGGCTTCTTGAGCGATGTCGTCTCCGCGTGGGAAGAAGCGGCGAAGCCGGCGTCGGAGCGCACACGCGTGGTCCTCGCCCGCACGGGAGTTGTTGTCGGTCACGGCGGCGCCTTCACTCCGCTGTTGGCTCTGACTCGCGTCGGCCTTGGTGCGCGATTCGGCTCGGGTAAACAGTTCTGGCCGTGGATCGGCCTTCACGACGAGGCTGCGGCGATTCGGCATCTTCTCGACTCCACGATGGACGGGGCCGTGAACCTGGCCGGCCCCGTGCCTGCAACGTCGCGCGAGATCACCGAGCAGCTCGCGAGAACGCTGGGGAGATGGCATCCCTTTGCCGTGCCCACGTTTGCGCTCTCAGCTCTCGGCGACGCCGGTCGAGACCTTCTCCTCGCGAGTCAACGCGTGGCTCCTACGCGGCTCGAGCAGGATGGCTTCGTGTTCCGAGACCGAACGCACAAGGACGCTATCGAGCGGGCCTTTGGCGCCGCTCGAGCGCGATAG